The following proteins are co-located in the Sporolituus thermophilus DSM 23256 genome:
- a CDS encoding bacteriohemerythrin, protein MNWNAKFATGIGTIDAQHRRLFEICGELQDLAEKAKTEDRYEQIRLVLKDLTDYTVAHFGLEEKYMQESGYSERDYAYHKMEHDAFVAKVSKILDGDWEDNQHQTVSKLLVFVTAWIKAHILDTDMKYVATLKAKGYK, encoded by the coding sequence ATGAACTGGAATGCAAAATTCGCTACCGGAATAGGGACTATCGACGCTCAGCACCGGCGGCTGTTCGAGATTTGCGGCGAACTTCAGGACCTTGCCGAAAAGGCGAAGACCGAGGACAGGTACGAGCAAATTAGGCTGGTCTTGAAGGATTTGACCGACTATACCGTCGCCCATTTCGGTCTGGAAGAAAAGTATATGCAGGAAAGCGGCTATAGCGAGCGCGATTACGCCTATCACAAAATGGAACATGACGCGTTCGTGGCCAAGGTGAGCAAAATCCTTGACGGTGACTGGGAAGACAACCAGCACCAAACCGTTTCCAAGCTACTGGTCTTCGTCACCGCCTGGATAAAGGCGCATATCTTGGACACTGATATGAAGTATGTCGCAACATTGAAAGCTAAAGGATATAAATAA